The following proteins are encoded in a genomic region of Liolophura sinensis isolate JHLJ2023 chromosome 7, CUHK_Ljap_v2, whole genome shotgun sequence:
- the LOC135471161 gene encoding UDP-glucose 4-epimerase-like, with the protein MSSDAPTVLVTGGAGFVGSHAVVELINAGYKVVIIDNFYNANIESVQRMESICGTTIPYHTVDICDIVALNKIFDEYKFHSVMHFAGLKAVGESVKLPLLYYKTNVGGTLNLLQAMREHGVYNLVFSSSTTVYGPPQRLPIDEYHPRGTCTNPYGKTKYFIEEILIDTCKAESHWNIILLRYFNPVGAHSSGLIGEDPKGVPHNLMPFIAQVAVGRHKELKVFGNDYDTPDGTAVRDYIHVVDLALGHVAAIKKIEEKCGCQAYNLGTGVGYSVLDVLKAFEKAAGKPVPYTFVNRRAGDVPACYGDPSKAEKELGWKATRTLDQMCEDTWRWQSSNPYGFQVVNGK; encoded by the exons ATGTCTTCTGACGCCCCGACGGTCCTGGTCACTGGCGGTGCCGGCTTTGTGGGCTCACATGCTGTTGTGGAACTGATTAATGCTGGATACAAGGTCGTTATTATAGACAATTTCTACAACGCAAACATTG AAAGTGTTCAACGTATGGAATCAATATGTGGAACAACAATCCCATACCATACTGTCGACATCTGCGACATAGTGGCACTTAACAAAATCTTCGACGAA TATAAGTTCCATAGTGTGATGCACTTCGCAGGATTGAAGGCTGTCGGGGAATCTGTGAAACTTCCTCTCCTCTATTACAAAACCAACGTTGGCGGAACTCTGAACCTTTTGCAG GCAATGCGTGAGCACGGTGTTTACAACTTGGTGTTTTCCAGTTCAACGACAGTGTACGGCCCACCCCAGCGTCTCCCTATTGACGAGTATCATCCCAGAGGAACCTGTACCAATCCATACGGCAAAACAAAATACTTTATAGAGGAGATACTAATTGATACTTGCAAGGCAGAGTCT cacTGGAACATAATCTTGCTGAGATACTTCAACCCTGTTGGGGCTCATTCCTCGGGTCTAATAGGCGAAGACCCTAAAGGTGTGCCTCATAATCTGATGCCGTTCATAGCTCAGGTGGCAGTGGGACGTCATAAGGAGCTCAAGGTTTTCGGGAATGACTACGACACTCCGGACGGAACAG CTGTCAGAGATTACATTCACGTGGTCGACCTAGCCTTGGGACACGTGGCTGCCATTAAGAAGATAGAAGAAAAGTGTGGATGTCAG GCTTACAACCTGGGAACGGGAGTAGGTTACTCTGTCCTGGATGTGCTTAAAGCGTTCGAAAAGGCCGCTGGGAaacct GTGCCCTACACGTTCGTTAATCGCAGAGCGGGAGACGTCCCGGCATGTTACGGGGATCCCAGTAAAGCTGAAAAAGAGCTAGGGTGGAAAGCAACAAGGACGTTGGATCAGATGT GTGAAGACACTTGGAGATGGCAGTCTAGCAACCCCTACGGATTTCAGGTCGTTAACGGGAAATGA